One stretch of Eggerthella lenta DSM 2243 DNA includes these proteins:
- a CDS encoding helix-turn-helix transcriptional regulator, translating to MPALRRSIQSSARELARVIARDGAASFVLAVVGLACCFVFCSMGSSVETVAMRSSELFAPSGQADALPTFAVTAGSLAAYALFGWAPLRAVDRVRGSMPVYAVCCVALAAVYAVTSLPVLSDASGARALLLVLRGFLGVTTLVSWFALLGDRPRLFQVSAIAVAFAATALADLAFLALQAAVGFALLVALPLLSLGAYRVVARKRSGAGAAAAAPAGAASAAAVGDAEPSRAASGGVARVLGSPILFCLLAGAVLGCIQGVGADLVLAHEQLAGGYVANNLLVAAALAIAAALVGGGAAFAHDGDDARLLAYARLTVIVALVLALCLANVLMMSGTFVSLTAAKLIGALLLAYAWFAACARPGARAVRALTRMLVCWQVAAALLQAAVMAMAGEGPVQVVNVIVVILLGAVLVMQLFPLFLSSRPATFPTGPSNGQTRSQALSISADEADLALVERFADEYGLTPRERELLGFFAQGYSVAYASEQLVLSPYTVRTHLRNIYVKTDTHSRDDLLALLKTY from the coding sequence TTGCCGGCATTGCGGCGAAGCATACAATCGAGCGCGCGCGAGCTCGCGCGCGTCATCGCGCGGGACGGGGCCGCGTCGTTCGTTCTCGCGGTCGTCGGGCTGGCCTGCTGCTTCGTGTTCTGCAGCATGGGCTCGTCGGTGGAGACGGTGGCCATGCGGTCTTCCGAGCTATTCGCCCCGTCGGGACAGGCCGACGCGCTGCCGACGTTCGCCGTGACGGCGGGGTCGCTTGCCGCCTACGCGCTGTTCGGGTGGGCGCCGCTGCGCGCGGTCGATCGCGTGCGGGGGTCGATGCCCGTCTACGCCGTCTGCTGCGTCGCGTTGGCGGCGGTGTACGCGGTGACGTCCCTGCCGGTGCTGTCGGACGCTTCCGGCGCGCGGGCGCTCTTGCTCGTGCTGCGCGGCTTCCTGGGCGTGACGACCCTCGTGAGCTGGTTCGCGTTGCTGGGCGATCGTCCGCGCCTCTTCCAGGTTTCCGCGATCGCCGTCGCGTTCGCGGCGACCGCGCTGGCGGATCTCGCGTTCCTCGCGCTGCAGGCGGCCGTGGGGTTTGCGCTGCTGGTGGCGCTGCCCCTGCTCTCCCTCGGGGCGTACCGCGTCGTCGCGCGGAAGCGCTCCGGCGCGGGCGCGGCTGCAGCTGCGCCGGCAGGTGCGGCTTCAGCCGCAGCCGTCGGCGACGCCGAGCCGTCGCGCGCCGCATCGGGCGGCGTGGCGCGCGTGTTGGGCTCTCCCATCCTGTTCTGCCTGCTGGCGGGGGCGGTGCTGGGGTGCATCCAGGGCGTGGGCGCCGACCTGGTGCTTGCGCACGAGCAGCTGGCCGGGGGATACGTTGCGAACAACCTGCTGGTGGCCGCAGCGCTGGCCATCGCCGCGGCGCTCGTCGGCGGGGGCGCGGCGTTCGCGCACGACGGCGACGACGCGCGGCTGCTCGCCTATGCGCGGCTGACGGTCATCGTGGCGCTCGTGCTGGCGCTGTGCCTGGCCAACGTGCTGATGATGTCGGGCACGTTCGTGTCGCTGACCGCCGCGAAACTGATCGGCGCGTTGCTGCTGGCGTACGCGTGGTTCGCGGCGTGCGCTCGCCCGGGCGCGCGAGCCGTCCGCGCCCTTACGCGGATGCTCGTATGCTGGCAGGTGGCGGCGGCGCTTTTGCAGGCGGCCGTCATGGCGATGGCGGGCGAGGGGCCCGTGCAGGTGGTGAACGTCATCGTCGTGATCCTGCTGGGCGCCGTGCTGGTCATGCAGCTGTTCCCGCTCTTCCTGTCGAGCCGCCCCGCCACGTTCCCCACCGGGCCTTCGAACGGCCAGACGCGCTCCCAAGCGCTTTCGATCTCCGCCGACGAGGCCGACTTGGCGCTCGTCGAGCGGTTCGCGGACGAGTACGGGCTCACGCCGCGCGAGCGCGAGCTGCTGGGGTTCTTCGCCCAGGGGTACTCGGTGGCCTACGCCTCGGAGCAGCTCGTGCTGTCGCCGTACACCGTGCGCACGCACCTGCGCAACATCTACGTGAAGACGGACACGCACTCGCGCGACGACCTCCTGGCGCTGCTGAAGACGTACTAG
- a CDS encoding coproporphyrinogen-III oxidase family protein, with product MNELHVDLSFPYCPRRCDYCDSLVATGRVADFERYADALVRELRAAAPEARGRIVMSVRFSGGSPVLMPPKALARVMDELRNAFEVAPDADAALQATCAGLSFDALGHYRKAGITFLELGQETFDGVQHDALGLCYPMNSYIDARQLLTFCSWDGLGMSLLYGLPGQNRVNLSTSIVNAVGFGAREIALAPLRLRPGSALHERYAEHPERFDALPRKAWPTDDERLALRAAGEEQLVAGGFTRVTQHLFSADGTLRASQRARCDDVDRLGVGAGAWSKLDGVVSRSTGDLTRYLAHAEDVRAITAAADVLTPVEASCRYVAGRLFAAEGFSHTEHERRFGASLPVPLRAELERLAEAGWATCEGDRWKLTCEGGHRYDDAVRRLAAAAQAEKEAAGHRGAGASPRVAASA from the coding sequence ATGAACGAGCTGCACGTCGACCTCTCTTTCCCGTACTGCCCCCGCCGCTGCGACTACTGCGACTCGCTCGTCGCCACCGGCAGGGTGGCCGACTTCGAACGCTACGCCGACGCGCTCGTGCGCGAGCTGCGCGCGGCCGCGCCCGAGGCGCGCGGGCGCATCGTGATGTCGGTGCGCTTCTCCGGGGGCTCGCCCGTGCTCATGCCGCCCAAAGCCCTCGCACGCGTCATGGACGAGCTGCGGAACGCGTTCGAGGTGGCGCCGGATGCCGACGCGGCCCTGCAAGCGACGTGCGCGGGGCTGAGCTTCGACGCGCTCGGGCACTATCGCAAAGCGGGCATCACGTTCCTCGAGCTGGGACAGGAGACGTTCGACGGCGTGCAGCACGACGCGCTGGGGCTCTGCTACCCCATGAACAGCTACATCGACGCGCGGCAGCTGCTGACGTTCTGCTCGTGGGACGGCCTGGGCATGAGCCTGCTGTACGGCCTGCCCGGCCAGAACCGCGTCAACCTGTCCACCTCCATCGTCAACGCCGTCGGCTTCGGCGCGCGCGAGATCGCGCTCGCCCCGCTGCGGCTGCGGCCCGGAAGCGCGCTGCACGAGCGCTACGCCGAGCACCCCGAGCGCTTCGACGCGTTGCCGCGCAAGGCCTGGCCCACCGACGACGAGCGGCTGGCCCTGCGTGCGGCCGGCGAAGAGCAGCTCGTCGCCGGCGGCTTCACCCGCGTGACGCAGCACCTGTTCAGCGCGGACGGCACGCTGCGGGCGAGCCAGCGGGCGCGCTGCGACGACGTTGACCGTCTCGGCGTCGGCGCGGGGGCCTGGTCGAAGCTCGACGGCGTCGTGTCGCGCTCGACCGGCGACCTCACCCGGTACCTGGCGCACGCCGAAGACGTCCGCGCCATCACGGCGGCCGCCGACGTCCTGACACCCGTCGAGGCGTCGTGCCGCTACGTGGCCGGGCGCCTGTTCGCGGCCGAGGGGTTCTCGCACACCGAGCACGAGCGCCGCTTCGGCGCGAGCCTGCCCGTTCCCCTGCGCGCCGAGCTCGAGCGCCTGGCCGAAGCGGGCTGGGCGACGTGCGAAGGGGACCGCTGGAAGCTCACGTGCGAAGGCGGGCACCGGTACGACGATGCGGTGCGGCGCCTTGCGGCCGCGGCGCAGGCGGAGAAGGAGGCGGCCGGCCATCGCGGCGCCGGCGCGAGCCCGCGCGTCGCGGCGTCGGCCTAG
- a CDS encoding FAD-dependent oxidoreductase yields the protein MSERTNHLDAMDDLEGATLSRRSFLVGAGAAGALTMLGLAGCAPSTSASGDAAASASADAAEPAAGGEGGGGAAGPAMGGGAADPTWRTDPGASSFDPKETRDFDVVVLGAGHAGVACAHKAAELGKKVVLVEKQAEENYQNLGNENGHINSEWQKSHGVPEVDPMTFFNNWQLNSGNRAEPDILSYFCHHSGEVFDWHLSFTPGYDPICETWDDIPDEWTPQLGSFYSWPGAANHQAEIEGATYAGITQVNYNAIQAAISNDGMEMLWGYEAVYLVKDGDKVVGAIVEGDDGQIQLNASVGVVVATGDMSTNTTMCGELLTEISDLNPTSDGFSGMGQDGMGQKMMYWAGGEFEIGPRAAMGGANVSPMGPWQGTHVLLLDKDGYRFSNEAFSTSFLAGIPGARHEAGFVSVFDSNWRATVNRMPIGHLNVKWWDDQEGHFGAKYWDNDFTADHADSGAEGFQTSEAEHGAFTCYCSNDLATLAGYCGYEGEAAERFVASVERYNEMCEQGADTDYAKPAEVLNKLEPPYFAIPFPTDGNMAGGLVTLTGMFCDRHGQVRAQNTFAPIEGLYAAGNCMGGRFPLQYTSPINGVSIGFAQTSGYLVGEYLGGK from the coding sequence ATGAGCGAACGGACGAATCACCTCGATGCGATGGACGATCTGGAGGGCGCGACGCTGTCCCGGCGAAGCTTCCTGGTGGGTGCCGGCGCGGCTGGCGCTCTGACCATGCTGGGGCTTGCGGGATGCGCGCCCAGCACGTCGGCTTCGGGCGACGCGGCTGCGAGCGCGAGCGCCGATGCGGCCGAGCCGGCTGCGGGCGGCGAAGGCGGGGGCGGCGCGGCAGGCCCCGCGATGGGCGGCGGCGCGGCCGATCCCACATGGCGGACCGATCCCGGCGCAAGCTCGTTCGATCCGAAGGAGACGCGGGACTTCGACGTGGTGGTGCTCGGCGCGGGGCACGCGGGCGTGGCGTGCGCCCATAAGGCGGCCGAGCTCGGCAAGAAGGTGGTGCTCGTCGAAAAGCAGGCCGAGGAGAACTACCAGAACCTGGGCAACGAGAACGGCCACATCAACTCCGAATGGCAGAAGAGCCACGGCGTGCCCGAGGTCGATCCCATGACGTTCTTCAACAACTGGCAGCTGAACTCGGGCAACCGCGCCGAGCCCGACATCCTGTCGTACTTCTGCCATCATTCCGGCGAGGTGTTCGATTGGCATCTGTCGTTCACGCCCGGCTACGACCCCATCTGCGAGACGTGGGACGACATTCCCGACGAGTGGACGCCCCAGCTGGGCAGCTTCTACAGCTGGCCGGGAGCCGCGAACCACCAGGCCGAGATCGAGGGCGCCACGTACGCCGGCATCACGCAGGTGAACTACAACGCCATCCAGGCCGCGATCAGCAACGACGGCATGGAGATGCTGTGGGGCTACGAGGCGGTGTACCTGGTCAAGGACGGCGACAAGGTGGTCGGCGCCATCGTCGAGGGCGACGACGGCCAGATCCAGCTGAACGCCAGCGTGGGCGTCGTGGTGGCGACGGGCGACATGTCCACGAACACCACCATGTGCGGCGAGCTGCTGACCGAGATCAGCGACCTGAACCCCACGTCCGACGGGTTCTCGGGCATGGGGCAGGACGGCATGGGCCAGAAGATGATGTACTGGGCGGGCGGCGAATTCGAGATCGGCCCCCGCGCCGCCATGGGCGGTGCCAACGTCAGCCCGATGGGTCCCTGGCAGGGCACGCACGTGCTGCTGCTCGACAAGGACGGCTACCGCTTCTCCAACGAGGCCTTCTCCACGTCGTTCCTCGCGGGCATTCCCGGCGCCCGCCACGAAGCGGGGTTCGTCAGCGTGTTCGATTCGAACTGGCGCGCCACCGTCAACCGCATGCCCATCGGCCACCTCAACGTGAAATGGTGGGACGACCAGGAAGGCCATTTCGGCGCCAAGTACTGGGACAACGACTTCACGGCCGATCACGCCGACTCCGGGGCCGAGGGGTTCCAGACGTCCGAGGCGGAGCACGGGGCGTTCACCTGCTACTGCTCGAACGATCTCGCCACGCTGGCGGGCTACTGCGGCTACGAGGGCGAGGCGGCGGAGCGGTTCGTCGCCAGCGTCGAGCGCTACAACGAGATGTGCGAGCAGGGGGCCGACACCGATTACGCCAAGCCCGCCGAGGTCCTGAACAAGCTCGAGCCGCCCTACTTCGCCATCCCGTTCCCGACCGACGGGAACATGGCCGGCGGCCTGGTCACGCTCACGGGCATGTTCTGCGACCGCCACGGCCAGGTGCGCGCGCAGAACACGTTCGCGCCCATCGAGGGCCTGTACGCGGCCGGCAACTGCATGGGCGGCAGGTTCCCCTTGCAGTACACGTCGCCCATCAACGGCGTGTCGATCGGCTTTGCCCAAACCTCGGGCTACCTGGTGGGCGAGTACCTGGGCGGCAAGTAA
- a CDS encoding response regulator transcription factor encodes MFLCVDAWAVPGWPQIAYALCILGGMWVSAALALSLCKLANPRSVALCVCSAYAAASVLEWAMSSVPLEARVASWVALTCIVLVLAYPLASDMIREAAEVGDARDLVLSQPRSFVSPFNVAFLSLLALKLVSGFSLALNSVSGVPVHTFVTGLVPLLAGVWIVLSGRERGQEDALFQIASLLVIAGVLAAMVSILHSLGATSNVLLASASECFALLQMLVVVSMAARNKIDAVYVVACSQAYTSVGTMLGAGAGHAANGIATASDAATLAFLAALLFLFVVFCFVWLRRVSFERIIYGIQPVKPLVIADSHQASEKGGSFESRCARLAAQRGLTKRETEIMAMLARGRNGKFIEEHYVVSYNTVKTHVKHIYMKLDVHSQQELIDAVEHFGDEGASASRSESGAGLEPAPPREGCW; translated from the coding sequence ATGTTCTTATGCGTCGACGCTTGGGCCGTTCCCGGCTGGCCTCAGATCGCCTATGCTTTATGCATACTCGGAGGCATGTGGGTGAGCGCCGCCCTCGCGCTGTCGTTGTGCAAGCTTGCCAACCCAAGAAGCGTTGCATTGTGCGTGTGCTCCGCGTACGCCGCAGCATCGGTGCTCGAGTGGGCGATGTCCTCTGTGCCGCTTGAAGCGCGCGTGGCGTCCTGGGTTGCCCTCACGTGCATCGTGCTCGTGCTGGCGTACCCCCTGGCGAGCGACATGATTCGCGAGGCTGCCGAGGTGGGGGACGCGCGCGACTTGGTGCTGAGCCAGCCTCGTTCTTTCGTGAGCCCCTTCAACGTCGCGTTCTTGAGCCTGCTCGCGCTCAAGCTGGTTTCGGGCTTCTCTCTGGCGCTCAACAGCGTTTCCGGGGTTCCCGTCCACACGTTCGTCACAGGGCTCGTCCCCTTGCTTGCAGGCGTCTGGATAGTGCTGAGCGGGCGCGAGCGCGGCCAAGAGGACGCGTTGTTCCAAATCGCCTCGCTGCTCGTCATCGCCGGCGTTCTGGCTGCGATGGTGTCGATCCTCCACTCGCTGGGAGCGACAAGCAACGTGTTGCTTGCTTCGGCGAGCGAGTGTTTCGCTTTGCTTCAGATGCTGGTCGTTGTTTCCATGGCCGCTCGCAACAAGATCGATGCTGTGTACGTGGTCGCATGCAGCCAGGCATATACCTCGGTCGGGACGATGCTGGGGGCGGGTGCCGGTCATGCGGCGAACGGCATTGCCACCGCAAGCGATGCGGCTACGCTCGCGTTTCTCGCGGCCCTGCTGTTCCTGTTCGTCGTATTTTGCTTCGTTTGGCTGCGTCGCGTCAGTTTCGAACGCATCATATACGGCATTCAGCCCGTGAAGCCCTTGGTGATCGCCGATTCTCATCAGGCATCCGAGAAAGGCGGGAGCTTTGAGAGCCGCTGCGCTCGCTTGGCGGCACAGCGAGGGCTTACGAAACGCGAGACGGAGATCATGGCTATGCTGGCTCGGGGACGCAACGGGAAGTTCATCGAAGAGCACTACGTCGTGTCGTATAACACGGTGAAAACGCATGTGAAGCATATCTACATGAAGCTGGACGTGCACTCCCAGCAGGAGTTGATCGATGCGGTCGAGCACTTCGGAGACGAAGGGGCCTCAGCGTCGCGCTCCGAAAGCGGTGCCGGTTTGGAACCGGCACCGCCAAGGGAGGGGTGTTGGTAG
- a CDS encoding FAD-binding protein: MEDISRRSFLTGAVAVAGIAATAGLAGCAPQQTSEATAGSSAQAAPAGSGKTTIGQTPAWLGDAPQIEESDIVNTMETELLIVGAGNAGMAAAVLATDLGIDFVVAEKAGAVGATRNWYGAVNIPECAEAGKEVDTVKLNNVLRQAFGGKNDMRVVKVWLDESADTHAWVKQIMSDYGYEVSFDSDQGLGHGGVGIDMYVPPIQVNYNAREDCPEEYAKLKRNELFEDYINKQGHEVTYGFDLVKLTTDDAGAVTGAIFDTKEGYVHVKARNTLMTTGGYAANAEMLDSLNPILSKCLTASDWTPGNTGMGIKAALWAGAMKDPQSAAFVFDRGAVEPGTKAGWTQQSLENGEPMLPATGQFNPGSQPFLKMNLHGERFFNESANYDWAPHAAASQPGGVYLEVWDAGFAEDIERFHSLGCASLTRVMVNTVGMGTDGYLQEWIDKGIVVKADTLEELADGLKLEGAHKEAFLATIERYNELYDAQEDVDFGKEPYLLSQIRTAPFYGVTLGGTLLDTSDGLRINADMQVLDTNAEVIPGLYAAGNCGGSVFADGYYNLTHGMACGRALTFARHAVNHIAGTKA; encoded by the coding sequence ATGGAAGACATTTCACGCCGCAGCTTTCTGACAGGAGCAGTTGCGGTCGCGGGCATCGCCGCCACCGCCGGCTTGGCGGGGTGCGCGCCCCAACAAACGAGCGAAGCGACTGCGGGGTCAAGCGCGCAGGCGGCACCGGCAGGCTCGGGCAAAACGACCATCGGCCAAACGCCAGCATGGTTGGGCGATGCACCGCAGATCGAAGAATCGGACATCGTGAACACCATGGAAACCGAGCTTCTTATCGTGGGAGCCGGAAATGCCGGTATGGCCGCAGCCGTTCTCGCCACCGACCTGGGCATCGACTTCGTCGTAGCCGAGAAGGCCGGAGCCGTGGGCGCAACGCGCAACTGGTACGGCGCGGTGAATATCCCCGAGTGCGCCGAAGCGGGCAAAGAGGTCGACACCGTCAAGCTGAACAACGTGCTTCGCCAGGCGTTTGGAGGAAAAAACGACATGCGGGTCGTGAAGGTGTGGCTTGACGAGTCCGCCGACACGCATGCCTGGGTCAAGCAGATCATGTCCGATTACGGTTACGAGGTTTCTTTCGATTCGGATCAAGGGCTCGGCCATGGAGGCGTGGGCATCGACATGTACGTTCCCCCCATTCAGGTGAACTACAACGCCCGCGAAGATTGCCCCGAGGAGTACGCCAAGCTCAAGCGCAACGAGCTGTTCGAAGACTACATCAACAAACAGGGTCACGAGGTGACGTACGGATTCGACCTCGTCAAGCTGACCACCGACGACGCCGGCGCGGTGACGGGAGCCATCTTCGACACGAAAGAGGGGTACGTGCACGTCAAGGCCCGAAACACGCTCATGACCACCGGCGGATACGCAGCGAATGCGGAGATGCTCGACTCCTTGAACCCCATTCTCTCGAAATGCCTGACCGCATCCGACTGGACGCCCGGGAACACCGGCATGGGCATCAAGGCGGCTCTATGGGCCGGAGCCATGAAGGACCCGCAGTCTGCCGCGTTCGTATTCGACCGCGGTGCCGTCGAGCCGGGAACCAAAGCGGGATGGACCCAGCAGAGTCTCGAGAACGGAGAGCCGATGCTACCTGCGACGGGGCAGTTCAACCCCGGGTCGCAGCCGTTCCTCAAGATGAACCTGCACGGCGAGCGCTTCTTCAACGAATCAGCCAACTACGACTGGGCGCCTCACGCCGCCGCGTCACAACCGGGCGGCGTATACCTGGAGGTTTGGGATGCCGGCTTCGCCGAAGACATCGAGCGGTTCCACAGCTTGGGCTGCGCGAGCCTCACGCGCGTCATGGTTAACACGGTGGGCATGGGAACCGACGGTTACCTGCAGGAATGGATCGACAAGGGCATCGTGGTCAAAGCCGATACGCTGGAAGAGCTCGCCGACGGCCTGAAACTGGAAGGGGCCCACAAAGAGGCTTTCCTCGCCACCATCGAACGGTACAACGAGCTGTACGACGCCCAAGAGGATGTCGATTTCGGCAAGGAGCCGTACCTGCTATCGCAGATCCGCACGGCCCCGTTTTACGGCGTCACGCTGGGCGGAACCTTGCTCGACACGAGCGACGGCCTGCGCATCAACGCCGACATGCAGGTGCTCGACACCAACGCCGAAGTGATTCCCGGCTTGTACGCTGCAGGCAATTGCGGCGGATCGGTCTTCGCAGACGGGTACTACAACCTCACGCACGGCATGGCGTGCGGAAGAGCGCTCACGTTCGCCCGGCACGCCGTGAACCACATCGCGGGCACCAAGGCCTAG
- a CDS encoding 4Fe-4S ferredoxin: MSSIVRAVYFSPTRTTKTIVQEVAGALAAPLDASVEAVSLTLPAQRPADVSCAADDVLVFGFPVYAGRVPVLLRDEFAHLEGRGTPAVVVGLYGNRAFDDALLEAADLLEERGFNVTAAGAFIGEHSLTARVGTGRPDDADIAVAQRFGADLGERLARSRDLPAPAIKGSRPYKELKPGADVRPLTSDACTSCGICVARCPLGIIDEDDPALVGAGCLHCCACVKSCPEDAKRFSSESTDQVIAMLESKCLERKEPELFR; this comes from the coding sequence ATGTCGTCGATCGTTCGCGCCGTGTACTTCAGCCCCACGCGCACCACCAAGACCATCGTGCAGGAGGTGGCGGGCGCGTTGGCCGCGCCGTTGGACGCCTCCGTCGAAGCCGTGAGCCTCACGCTGCCGGCACAGCGTCCGGCCGACGTTTCGTGCGCGGCCGACGACGTGCTCGTGTTCGGATTCCCCGTGTACGCCGGGCGCGTGCCCGTGCTGCTGCGCGACGAGTTCGCGCATCTGGAAGGCCGCGGCACGCCGGCCGTGGTCGTGGGGCTGTACGGCAACCGCGCCTTCGACGACGCGCTGCTGGAAGCCGCCGACCTGCTGGAAGAGCGCGGGTTCAACGTGACGGCCGCGGGCGCGTTCATCGGCGAGCACTCGCTCACCGCGCGCGTGGGAACCGGCCGTCCCGACGACGCCGACATCGCCGTGGCGCAGCGCTTCGGCGCGGACCTGGGAGAACGCCTGGCGCGCTCGCGCGACCTGCCCGCGCCCGCCATCAAGGGCAGCCGCCCTTACAAGGAGCTCAAGCCCGGCGCCGACGTGCGCCCGCTCACCTCGGATGCGTGCACGAGCTGCGGCATCTGCGTCGCGCGCTGCCCGCTCGGCATCATCGACGAGGACGACCCCGCGCTCGTGGGAGCCGGATGCCTCCACTGCTGCGCGTGCGTCAAGAGCTGCCCCGAGGACGCGAAGCGCTTCTCGAGCGAGTCGACCGACCAGGTGATAGCCATGTTGGAATCGAAGTGCCTCGAGCGCAAGGAACCGGAGCTGTTCCGGTAG
- a CDS encoding cytochrome c3 family protein, with protein sequence MTVQAHAADRRLVVLAVLGVVLALTAAMWTLAGCAPKAETDAPAESGQKAEGSGSGSGSAASAMDGQPVNWTMESDCSMCHTSEAESATDAACPQATAHEAEGVACAQCHTDEGELSTAHADVKFGDKPASKPTMVTVDPATCESCHGTLEDMAAKTADSTALTDDKGTTVNPHERPAGEKHEENPATCTDCHNNHSKDLPKDSMRYCAQCHHRGTFECGTCHELRERATT encoded by the coding sequence ATGACCGTGCAAGCACACGCCGCCGACCGGCGCCTCGTCGTGCTCGCCGTCCTCGGCGTCGTCCTCGCGCTCACGGCCGCGATGTGGACGCTCGCGGGCTGCGCGCCGAAGGCGGAAACCGACGCCCCGGCCGAGTCCGGGCAGAAGGCGGAGGGCTCCGGCTCCGGCTCCGGCTCCGCCGCGTCGGCCATGGACGGCCAGCCCGTGAACTGGACGATGGAGTCCGACTGCTCGATGTGCCACACGAGCGAGGCCGAGTCGGCGACCGACGCCGCCTGCCCGCAGGCGACGGCCCACGAGGCCGAGGGCGTCGCGTGCGCCCAGTGCCACACCGACGAGGGCGAGCTCTCGACCGCGCACGCCGACGTGAAGTTCGGCGACAAGCCGGCCTCGAAGCCCACGATGGTCACGGTGGACCCGGCCACGTGCGAGTCGTGCCACGGCACGCTCGAGGACATGGCGGCCAAGACCGCCGATTCCACGGCGCTCACCGACGACAAGGGCACCACCGTGAACCCCCACGAGCGCCCCGCCGGCGAGAAGCACGAGGAGAACCCGGCCACGTGCACCGACTGCCACAACAACCACTCCAAGGACCTCCCCAAAGACTCGATGCGGTACTGCGCGCAGTGCCACCACCGGGGAACCTTCGAATGCGGCACCTGCCACGAGTTGCGCGAACGCGCGACGACCTAG
- a CDS encoding FAD-binding protein, with protein sequence MNAKELGGLSRRSFLKGAGVAAAAVASSAALAGCASGTGASQDWMPKSWDYECDLLVVGYGGAGMWASLIGADECGQQVLVLEKAPVRGGGNSSINNGEFAIINDAEGMRQYWHEMTQDVDTPSAVIDAWIDEGLRNCEYADKYELEYDINEKAIAGTIPEYSFLPGGEGCQSIADPPGFGMASFEILDQKRKDLGVEVLFDCHDEHLIQNPDTKEIVGCTTMIGSEEKTVKARKGVILCTGGFEFNEDMKRKYLKCYPFKFEGWKYNTGDGIRMTEEVGGKLWHMGMAGAMYGMWTRDPENDFLILIMPSDQTFIYTDRLGKRWVDEMRIGSPHNGWHAFTHFSDEICDYDHCPSWCVFDQTLFESGPMSTRQGDWFECGNFTTMLPDELRDWEGWSDDNQAEVDKGWIIKADTLEELAAKMKAIDKWMDADTLKATVDTWNQVCENGEDPEFHRSAATLNPLNNPPFYAYTVYPGSCSTLGGAMKNEHGQVLDVFAEQPIPRLYGAGSFGNIHSHTYGITGGNVAENMIWGRISARHAASLDAWDEKK encoded by the coding sequence ATGAACGCAAAGGAACTGGGAGGGCTGTCGCGCCGCTCGTTTTTGAAGGGCGCGGGCGTCGCTGCCGCCGCCGTGGCGAGCTCCGCCGCGCTGGCCGGCTGCGCGTCGGGCACGGGGGCGTCGCAAGACTGGATGCCGAAGAGCTGGGACTACGAGTGCGACCTGCTGGTGGTCGGCTACGGCGGCGCGGGCATGTGGGCCTCGCTCATCGGCGCCGACGAATGCGGCCAGCAGGTGCTCGTGCTGGAGAAGGCGCCGGTGCGCGGCGGCGGCAACAGCTCCATCAACAACGGCGAGTTCGCCATCATCAACGATGCGGAGGGCATGCGCCAGTACTGGCACGAGATGACGCAGGACGTGGACACGCCGTCCGCGGTCATCGACGCCTGGATCGACGAGGGGCTGCGCAACTGCGAGTACGCCGACAAGTACGAGCTGGAGTACGACATCAACGAGAAGGCCATCGCCGGCACCATTCCCGAGTACTCGTTCCTGCCCGGCGGCGAGGGATGCCAGTCCATCGCCGACCCTCCGGGATTCGGCATGGCCTCGTTCGAGATCCTCGACCAGAAGCGCAAGGACCTGGGCGTCGAGGTGCTGTTCGACTGCCACGACGAGCACCTCATCCAGAACCCCGACACCAAGGAGATCGTCGGCTGCACCACGATGATCGGCTCCGAGGAGAAAACGGTCAAGGCGCGCAAGGGCGTCATCCTCTGCACGGGCGGCTTCGAGTTCAACGAGGACATGAAGCGCAAGTACCTCAAGTGCTACCCCTTCAAGTTCGAAGGCTGGAAGTACAACACGGGCGACGGCATCCGCATGACCGAGGAAGTGGGCGGCAAGCTGTGGCACATGGGCATGGCCGGAGCCATGTACGGCATGTGGACGCGCGATCCCGAGAACGACTTCCTCATCCTCATCATGCCGTCGGATCAGACGTTCATCTACACCGACCGGCTGGGAAAGCGCTGGGTGGACGAGATGCGCATCGGCTCGCCGCACAACGGATGGCATGCGTTCACCCACTTCAGCGACGAGATCTGCGATTACGACCACTGCCCCAGCTGGTGCGTGTTCGATCAGACGCTGTTCGAATCCGGCCCGATGTCCACGCGCCAGGGCGACTGGTTCGAATGCGGGAACTTCACCACCATGCTGCCCGACGAGCTGCGCGATTGGGAAGGCTGGTCGGACGACAACCAGGCCGAGGTGGACAAGGGCTGGATCATTAAAGCCGACACCCTCGAGGAGCTTGCGGCCAAGATGAAGGCCATCGACAAGTGGATGGACGCCGACACGCTCAAGGCCACCGTCGACACGTGGAACCAGGTGTGCGAGAACGGCGAGGACCCCGAATTCCACCGTTCGGCCGCCACGCTGAACCCGCTGAACAACCCGCCGTTCTACGCGTACACGGTGTACCCCGGCTCGTGCTCCACGCTGGGCGGCGCCATGAAGAACGAGCACGGCCAGGTGCTCGACGTGTTCGCCGAGCAGCCCATCCCGCGTCTGTACGGCGCCGGCAGCTTCGGCAACATCCACTCGCACACCTACGGCATCACGGGCGGCAACGTGGCCGAGAACATGATCTGGGGCCGCATTTCGGCCCGCCACGCGGCGTCGCTCGACGCGTGGGACGAGAAGAAGTAA